A stretch of Anaerobiospirillum thomasii DNA encodes these proteins:
- a CDS encoding ParA family protein, translating into MAKIITIANQKGGSSKTTTAVNLACAIAATRRRVLLVDLDPQGSATVALSAQRSESGNCMAGCLIADMDVKSVIRRYNPGNFDLIPSSDDLTAVPVAFYGDADGELKLKNVLANIADDYDFIFIDTPPSLNLLTINALCASDYLLIPMPCEFFALDSLNAIVDLFDRLNATDRSHIELLGIVRVLFEENESFSEQISLELKKQFTNLLFDSVIPFSPRLAECASIGRPVMLYDKSSQGARAYLSLAGELFRRLGS; encoded by the coding sequence ATGGCCAAGATAATAACTATTGCCAATCAGAAGGGCGGTTCAAGTAAAACAACAACAGCAGTCAATTTAGCCTGTGCCATTGCCGCCACACGTCGCCGCGTTTTGCTTGTGGATCTTGATCCGCAGGGTTCAGCCACTGTTGCACTTTCTGCACAGAGATCAGAGAGTGGCAACTGCATGGCAGGATGTCTTATTGCCGATATGGATGTCAAAAGCGTTATCAGAAGATATAATCCTGGCAATTTTGATCTTATTCCATCATCTGATGATCTTACAGCTGTGCCTGTGGCCTTTTATGGTGATGCAGACGGTGAACTTAAATTAAAGAATGTACTTGCAAATATAGCTGATGATTATGATTTTATCTTTATAGATACACCTCCATCGTTAAATCTTCTGACTATAAATGCCCTGTGTGCATCAGATTATCTGTTAATACCTATGCCATGCGAGTTCTTTGCTCTTGACTCTTTAAATGCCATAGTCGATCTTTTTGACAGATTGAATGCCACTGATCGCTCCCATATTGAGCTTTTAGGTATTGTCAGAGTGCTCTTTGAGGAAAATGAAAGCTTTTCTGAGCAGATAAGCCTTGAGCTTAAAAAGCAGTTTACCAATCTGCTCTTTGACAGTGTCATTCCTTTCTCACCAAGACTTGCCGAATGTGCAAGTATAGGCAGACCGGTTATGCTCTATGACAAATCATCACAAGGAGCCCGTGCCTATTTATCACTTGCAGGTGAGTTGTTCAGACGCCTTGGCAGTTAA
- a CDS encoding hybrid sensor histidine kinase/response regulator: MLWDFAGTEKKFKVDNARLDSRLKRSKKNMSAYGVIVFFLFIFFTALGLFLLRSTILNNSHVLGNEIASRANTKILDFIDKQKEVLHIVGHYAENEIERAHQAGESFDEKAFVKEVKSLVSHSFAPFDYTFYGCFDGKMVTSESNAKDCFLSNPHLEPKTDAAYWYSVIDSMGMHERNKFTTNDIVLFLHNSKESESNKTIFTLATKINAKGDAIAFDFISTKSPREIYLDGIPDTYSYFLLDPQGQIILFHNDRDNDKPFDVDKAQIFVNSIFTKFIDKKASTEIFEKNLRVSGPGGHSVHVYAHHDEVTGWYTILTTPYARVLDEYNFIFNIFICIVTLFLVVEISMLYREFHLSRQIEMTNESLKVLGNSYNDIIRIDFNNKRFTLLKSTDRMRDSIGQSNDTGLLFDYFKKVLRDDEWESFYENYSLASQEHLSVNRIRDMGHDFMIMDPDGLYRWYNIRLLFDESMDINDSILAIKLVDEDKLLEIEQKQLLKDALAMSHKNEESKSIFFSNMSHDMRTPLNGIMGLCAMAVNHVDDKERTLETINKITTTSKQLLSLIDDILEIARPEQQLTLNREKFNLHQSLNECLDLFTAQAKQEQKTLKVNYELQHENLIGDFPKLRQILNNLISNSFKYSQHGATISFSVREVVEQHLPQFIFEIKDTGIGMTPEFLKNLYVPYIREERMSNVKGTGLGMPIVKNLVHKMCGNIHVTSALGVGTTFIVTIPFEIDTECAQAQKHQEPENAPAEIDASGILKGLRILVVEDNELNMEIAEDILSMKGAIISKAWNGREAVDIFTQRGSDFDAILMDMRMPVMDGLQATAAIRALKENSWAQQIPIIAVTANAFAEDISATHATGMNAHVSKPIDFKILEKTLYRLIKKNKEL; the protein is encoded by the coding sequence ATGCTCTGGGATTTTGCGGGTACAGAAAAAAAGTTTAAAGTTGATAATGCACGTCTTGATTCAAGGTTGAAACGCAGCAAGAAAAATATGTCTGCCTATGGCGTCATTGTCTTTTTTCTCTTTATCTTTTTTACAGCCTTAGGTCTGTTTTTACTGCGCTCTACCATTTTAAACAATTCACATGTACTAGGCAATGAAATTGCCTCAAGGGCCAATACCAAAATCCTTGATTTTATAGACAAGCAAAAAGAGGTTTTACATATTGTAGGCCACTATGCTGAAAATGAGATTGAAAGAGCGCATCAGGCAGGAGAGAGCTTTGATGAAAAGGCTTTTGTCAAAGAAGTAAAATCTTTAGTCTCACACAGCTTTGCCCCTTTTGACTATACCTTCTATGGCTGCTTTGATGGCAAGATGGTCACATCAGAGAGCAATGCAAAAGACTGCTTTTTATCCAATCCGCATCTTGAGCCAAAAACTGATGCCGCCTACTGGTACAGCGTAATAGACAGCATGGGGATGCATGAAAGGAACAAATTCACTACCAATGATATTGTGCTCTTTTTGCACAACTCAAAGGAAAGCGAGTCAAATAAAACTATTTTCACTCTGGCTACCAAGATTAATGCCAAGGGAGATGCCATTGCCTTTGATTTTATCTCCACCAAATCACCGCGTGAGATCTATCTTGACGGTATACCTGATACCTACTCCTACTTCCTTTTAGATCCTCAGGGTCAGATCATTCTCTTTCACAATGACAGGGACAATGACAAGCCTTTTGATGTCGACAAGGCACAGATCTTTGTCAACTCTATCTTTACCAAATTTATAGATAAAAAGGCCAGCACCGAGATCTTTGAGAAAAATCTAAGAGTGAGTGGTCCTGGCGGACACAGTGTGCATGTCTATGCCCATCATGATGAGGTTACAGGCTGGTACACCATACTTACCACTCCGTATGCACGTGTGCTTGATGAGTACAATTTTATTTTCAATATCTTCATCTGTATTGTCACACTGTTTTTAGTTGTTGAGATCAGCATGCTCTATCGTGAGTTTCATCTGTCCCGTCAGATTGAAATGACCAATGAATCATTAAAAGTGCTTGGCAACTCCTACAATGACATTATACGCATAGACTTTAACAACAAACGCTTTACGCTTCTTAAGTCCACGGACAGAATGCGTGACAGTATAGGACAGAGCAACGATACAGGACTTTTATTTGATTACTTTAAAAAAGTGCTGCGCGATGATGAGTGGGAATCATTTTATGAAAACTACTCACTTGCAAGTCAGGAGCACCTGTCTGTAAATCGCATACGCGATATGGGTCATGACTTTATGATCATGGATCCTGACGGACTGTACCGCTGGTATAATATACGTCTGCTCTTTGATGAGTCCATGGATATCAATGACAGTATCCTGGCCATAAAGCTTGTAGATGAGGACAAGCTTTTGGAGATTGAACAAAAGCAGCTTTTAAAGGATGCTCTTGCCATGAGTCATAAGAATGAGGAGTCAAAGAGTATATTCTTCTCCAACATGTCCCATGATATGCGTACACCTTTAAACGGCATTATGGGTCTGTGTGCCATGGCTGTAAATCATGTTGATGACAAAGAGCGTACATTAGAGACCATAAACAAGATCACAACTACATCAAAGCAGCTTTTAAGCCTGATTGATGATATTTTAGAGATTGCCCGACCAGAACAGCAGCTGACATTAAACCGCGAGAAATTCAATCTGCATCAGAGTTTAAATGAATGTCTTGATCTGTTTACAGCACAGGCCAAACAGGAGCAGAAAACTCTTAAGGTCAATTATGAGCTGCAGCATGAAAATCTCATTGGCGACTTTCCAAAACTGCGTCAGATTTTAAACAATCTTATATCCAATTCATTTAAATACTCACAACATGGCGCCACCATCTCCTTCTCGGTACGTGAGGTGGTTGAGCAGCATCTGCCGCAGTTTATCTTTGAGATAAAAGATACAGGCATAGGCATGACCCCTGAGTTTTTAAAGAATCTTTATGTACCGTATATACGTGAAGAGCGCATGAGCAATGTCAAGGGTACAGGTCTTGGCATGCCTATTGTTAAAAATCTGGTGCACAAGATGTGCGGCAATATTCATGTCACCTCAGCTTTGGGCGTTGGTACTACATTTATTGTCACCATACCTTTTGAAATTGATACAGAATGCGCTCAGGCTCAAAAACATCAGGAACCTGAAAATGCTCCTGCTGAGATTGATGCCTCTGGTATTTTAAAAGGACTTAGAATACTTGTCGTTGAGGATAATGAGCTTAATATGGAGATTGCCGAGGATATACTCTCCATGAAGGGCGCCATCATCTCCAAAGCCTGGAACGGCAGGGAAGCTGTTGATATCTTTACCCAAAGAGGCTCTGATTTTGATGCCATATTGATGGATATGCGCATGCCTGTGATGGATGGTCTGCAGGCTACAGCCGCCATTCGTGCCCTTAAGGAAAATAGCTGGGCGCAGCAGATACCTATTATTGCAGTAACTGCCAATGCCTTTGCCGAGGACATCAGTGCCACTCATGCCACAGGCATGAATGCCCATGTCTCAAAACCTATTGACTTTAAAATTCTTGAAAAGACTCTCTATCGTCTTATCAAAAAGAATAAGGAGCTCTAA
- a CDS encoding Hpt domain-containing protein, which translates to MQLDELSEYINIDIKGSLERFSNFEPMYIKYLKRFNQDPTFDAFELSIRDNNLEEIENTAHTLKGICGNLGLSDLFDVYNEIVQAVRSHENDKIGQLAQRAIADTLKYREILSKLD; encoded by the coding sequence ATGCAGCTTGATGAACTTAGCGAATATATAAATATAGATATAAAAGGTTCACTTGAGAGATTTTCAAACTTTGAGCCTATGTATATCAAATATTTAAAACGCTTTAATCAGGATCCTACCTTTGATGCCTTTGAGCTTAGCATCAGAGATAACAATCTTGAGGAAATTGAAAATACTGCTCATACCTTAAAAGGAATATGCGGCAATTTAGGCCTTAGCGACCTTTTTGATGTCTACAATGAAATTGTGCAGGCTGTGCGAAGCCATGAAAATGATAAAATTGGACAGTTGGCCCAAAGAGCTATTGCCGATACATTAAAATATCGCGAAATTTTGTCCAAGCTTGATTGA
- a CDS encoding HD domain-containing phosphohydrolase — protein sequence MENISNTILIIDDVEMNRDILQLQFFKEYNTVCCSNGLEGLNYVKEHGEHIVAVLLDIVMPVMTGTEFLEQIRRFNLIPNVPIFVITAENDEGKQLDSFDYGITDIISKPFNTKFLCRRVESQIDLYLTRRSLEYTNYKQSITIANQAKEIAKVSTNIIATLAVAIEFRSGETGKHINSIKRLTYNALNLMRKNRFTGCEFLSDKQISDITYASVLHDIGKIAVPDSILNKPGRLTPEEFDVIKSHTLSGCEIIDRIGYKDNMVLRYAYDICRHHHERWDGNGYPDKLKGNEISIWAQLISIIDVYDALTQERCYKTAFSKEKALSMIENKECGIFNPELVDFFIANIDEITRDNQAEIDNL from the coding sequence ATGGAAAATATAAGCAATACCATACTTATCATCGACGATGTGGAGATGAACAGGGATATTCTACAACTGCAGTTTTTTAAAGAATATAACACTGTTTGCTGTTCCAATGGACTTGAGGGACTTAACTATGTAAAGGAGCATGGCGAGCATATTGTGGCTGTGCTTTTAGATATTGTCATGCCTGTGATGACAGGTACAGAGTTTTTAGAGCAGATAAGACGTTTCAATCTTATTCCCAATGTACCTATCTTTGTCATAACAGCAGAAAATGACGAGGGCAAGCAGCTTGACTCTTTTGACTATGGTATTACAGATATTATCTCCAAGCCCTTTAACACCAAGTTTTTATGCAGGCGCGTAGAGTCACAGATAGATCTGTATTTAACCAGACGCTCACTTGAGTACACCAATTACAAGCAGTCAATTACCATTGCCAATCAGGCCAAGGAAATTGCCAAGGTTTCAACCAATATTATTGCCACACTGGCTGTGGCCATTGAGTTTAGATCTGGCGAGACAGGCAAGCATATCAACTCTATAAAAAGACTGACCTACAATGCCCTCAATCTTATGCGCAAAAACAGATTTACAGGCTGTGAGTTTTTATCTGACAAACAGATAAGCGATATAACCTATGCCTCGGTGCTACACGATATTGGCAAGATTGCTGTACCTGACTCAATTTTAAACAAGCCTGGACGTTTAACACCTGAGGAGTTTGATGTTATAAAGTCACACACTCTATCTGGCTGCGAGATTATAGACAGAATTGGCTATAAGGATAATATGGTGTTGCGCTATGCCTATGATATCTGCCGCCATCATCATGAAAGATGGGATGGCAATGGATATCCTGATAAATTAAAGGGCAATGAGATCTCAATCTGGGCACAGCTTATCTCTATTATCGATGTTTACGATGCCCTGACACAGGAGCGCTGCTACAAGACAGCCTTTAGCAAGGAAAAAGCTTTATCCATGATTGAAAACAAAGAGTGCGGTATTTTCAATCCAGAGCTTGTAGATTTCTTTATTGCCAATATTGATGAGATAACACGCGACAATCAGGCTGAGATTGACAATCTATAA
- a CDS encoding extracellular solute-binding protein, protein MHNNLLKGVSAVFGAMALSSAAMAADVNIWNWSDYMGETTVADFEKAANLDANYAMFDSNELVEARLLSGHSGFDVTMMTSYYIPRLAKAGALEKLDKSLLSNYDKLDKKRMEMLASIDEGNNYAIPFAEISLGFGYNQEKIDEIFGKGTVIDKWEFIFNKENSRKLKKCGIAVLDSPIEVISSVMHYLKEDPTSEKAADYAKAKELLTSLATDVSYFHSSRYINDLASGDICFAIGYSGDILQAADRAVTAKRGYTIKYEFPRDGSLLWYDCWAIPKGASNFENGHKWINFLMEKEVASSVSNQIRYILPVTDAMELLATELKENKSVNLDEEHLKAAYFPTPPTAKVSRITNNIWNYMKLNSDNEDDGSGWE, encoded by the coding sequence ATGCACAACAATCTTCTTAAGGGGGTCAGCGCTGTCTTTGGTGCTATGGCCCTGAGCTCAGCTGCCATGGCTGCAGATGTCAACATCTGGAACTGGAGTGATTACATGGGCGAGACCACTGTAGCTGATTTTGAAAAGGCTGCAAATCTTGATGCCAATTATGCCATGTTTGACTCTAATGAACTTGTAGAGGCAAGGTTGCTCTCTGGCCACTCAGGTTTTGATGTTACTATGATGACATCCTACTATATTCCACGTCTTGCCAAAGCCGGAGCTCTTGAAAAACTCGATAAAAGTCTGCTGTCAAATTATGACAAGCTGGATAAAAAGCGTATGGAAATGCTCGCTTCCATTGACGAGGGCAACAATTATGCCATTCCTTTTGCCGAAATTTCTTTAGGCTTTGGCTACAATCAGGAAAAGATTGATGAGATTTTTGGCAAAGGTACAGTTATTGATAAATGGGAATTTATCTTTAACAAGGAAAACTCAAGAAAGCTTAAAAAATGCGGCATAGCTGTGCTTGACTCACCAATTGAGGTTATCTCATCTGTCATGCACTATCTAAAAGAGGATCCAACATCTGAAAAGGCTGCAGATTATGCCAAGGCCAAGGAGCTTTTAACCTCACTTGCCACAGATGTATCATACTTTCACTCATCACGTTATATAAACGATCTGGCCTCAGGTGATATCTGCTTTGCCATTGGCTATTCAGGCGATATTCTGCAGGCTGCCGACAGAGCTGTTACAGCCAAGCGCGGCTATACCATCAAATATGAGTTCCCACGCGACGGTTCACTTTTATGGTATGACTGCTGGGCCATTCCAAAGGGTGCTTCAAATTTTGAAAATGGCCACAAATGGATTAACTTCCTGATGGAAAAAGAGGTGGCAAGCTCTGTATCAAATCAGATTCGCTACATTCTGCCTGTAACAGATGCCATGGAACTTTTAGCCACCGAGCTTAAGGAGAATAAATCTGTAAATCTTGATGAGGAGCATTTAAAGGCCGCCTACTTCCCTACTCCGCCTACAGCCAAGGTCTCAAGAATTACCAACAATATCTGGAATTACATGAAGTTAAATTCAGATAATGAAGATGACGGCAGTGGCTGGGAATAA
- a CDS encoding NAD(P)/FAD-dependent oxidoreductase produces MSVNIEATNKRRVVIVGGGFGGLRLALDLKNSGFQVVLVDKNNFHQFPPLIYQVGTSGLQPSSISFPYRKIFEDREDYYFRMAEMRAVFPEESYIQTSIGKLTYDYLVLAHGSTTNFYGNKNIEDAAMPMKTVAESMGLRNALLSNFERAVTCFTEQEKQDLLNIVIVGGGPTGVELAGAIAEMKKYVLPKDYPDMDSERMNIYLVQSSDRLLPSMSAKASKKSLAFLEKLGVEVILNTRVTDYKDNVAILNNGRTIRTRTFMWVCGIIGNKIIGLKDNQFGPGGRVLVDEYNKVIGTDNIFAIGDIALMLDKDKKFPKGHPQMAQPSIQQGKNLADNLKAMLNNKPLKPFKYKDLGSMATIGRNKAVADVFGMRFAGMFAWMLWMVVHLRSILGIKNKLSVLFDWSWSYVTYDKSNRMILTAAKPKILREREMQEQLKHWGELENMQEMQHIKSRTE; encoded by the coding sequence GTGAGCGTAAATATTGAGGCAACCAACAAGCGTCGTGTTGTTATCGTAGGTGGTGGCTTTGGAGGTCTGCGTCTGGCACTGGACCTTAAAAATTCAGGATTTCAGGTGGTGCTGGTGGATAAAAATAATTTCCATCAGTTTCCGCCGCTAATTTATCAGGTAGGCACCTCAGGTCTGCAGCCAAGTTCCATCTCCTTCCCATATCGCAAGATCTTTGAGGACAGAGAGGACTATTATTTCAGAATGGCAGAAATGCGTGCCGTATTCCCTGAAGAATCATATATTCAGACTTCAATTGGCAAGCTGACCTATGATTATCTGGTTTTAGCTCATGGCTCAACCACCAATTTCTATGGCAATAAAAATATTGAAGATGCCGCTATGCCTATGAAGACTGTAGCAGAGTCCATGGGTCTTAGAAATGCGCTATTATCAAATTTTGAGCGCGCTGTTACCTGTTTTACCGAGCAGGAGAAACAGGATCTGCTAAACATTGTTATTGTAGGCGGCGGTCCTACAGGTGTGGAGCTGGCTGGCGCCATTGCCGAGATGAAAAAATATGTGTTGCCAAAGGATTATCCTGATATGGACTCAGAGCGCATGAATATTTATCTCGTGCAGTCATCAGATCGCCTCTTGCCATCTATGTCAGCTAAAGCCTCTAAAAAGTCACTGGCCTTTTTAGAAAAGCTTGGGGTTGAGGTTATTTTAAATACCAGAGTTACTGACTATAAGGATAATGTGGCTATTTTAAACAATGGCAGAACCATACGTACCCGTACCTTTATGTGGGTGTGCGGTATTATTGGCAATAAGATTATAGGTTTAAAGGACAATCAGTTTGGACCTGGCGGACGTGTGCTTGTAGATGAGTACAACAAGGTTATAGGCACTGACAATATCTTTGCCATCGGCGATATTGCTCTTATGCTCGATAAGGACAAGAAATTCCCTAAAGGACATCCGCAGATGGCTCAGCCTTCTATTCAGCAGGGTAAGAATCTTGCCGACAACCTAAAGGCCATGCTCAATAACAAGCCTTTAAAGCCATTTAAGTACAAGGATTTAGGCTCCATGGCCACTATAGGCCGCAACAAGGCTGTAGCAGATGTCTTTGGTATGCGCTTTGCCGGCATGTTTGCCTGGATGCTGTGGATGGTGGTACACCTGCGCTCCATTCTTGGTATCAAGAATAAACTCTCAGTACTCTTTGACTGGAGCTGGAGCTATGTTACCTATGACAAATCCAATCGTATGATTTTAACTGCAGCCAAGCCTAAGATTTTAAGAGAGCGTGAAATGCAGGAGCAGTTAAAGCACTGGGGTGAGCTTGAAAATATGCAGGAGATGCAGCATATAAAAAGTCGCACAGAATAG
- the dnaX gene encoding DNA polymerase III subunit gamma/tau, producing the protein MESTNYEYQALARKYRPLTFEDVVGQEHVVCALGNAIEQKRLHHAYLLTGTRGIGKTTIARIIAKSLQCLEGMSSHPCGHCDACRGIAEGTFPDVIEIDAASQTKVDDTRQMLENTQYPPMQGRYKIYIIDEVHMLTSSSFNALLKTLEEPPAYVKFILATTDPHKIPVTVLSRCLQFQLRALSIEQIENRITDICAKEQIPCEGKAVHLIAKKARGSMRDALSLCDQAIALGSGVIAYDKVNAMLGSAGESYISDVLNLLLPSDDNKLPSVLEHIAAFAPSYKNLLEDLSVALHDIALYQMLGGSSLSLFSHDNELLNTYARVFKPQDLQLYYQIVLEGIKEMPYSDPKSAFEMTILRLIAFTPEKKKLG; encoded by the coding sequence ATGGAAAGTACAAATTACGAATACCAGGCTTTAGCCCGCAAATACCGTCCCCTTACTTTTGAGGATGTGGTAGGACAGGAGCATGTGGTCTGCGCCCTTGGCAATGCCATTGAGCAGAAAAGACTGCATCATGCCTATCTTCTGACAGGTACGCGCGGCATTGGCAAAACCACTATAGCCAGAATTATTGCCAAATCACTCCAATGCCTTGAGGGTATGTCATCACACCCATGCGGCCACTGTGATGCCTGCCGTGGTATTGCCGAAGGTACTTTCCCTGATGTTATAGAAATTGATGCGGCCTCTCAGACCAAGGTGGATGACACCAGGCAGATGCTTGAGAATACACAGTATCCGCCAATGCAGGGGCGCTATAAAATCTATATCATAGATGAGGTGCATATGCTCACCTCAAGCAGTTTCAATGCGCTTTTAAAAACCCTTGAAGAGCCGCCTGCCTATGTAAAATTCATTCTGGCTACAACAGATCCGCATAAAATTCCTGTAACTGTACTCTCACGCTGTCTGCAGTTTCAGCTGCGTGCCCTGAGTATTGAGCAGATTGAAAACAGAATCACAGATATCTGTGCCAAAGAGCAGATCCCATGTGAGGGAAAGGCTGTACATCTTATAGCCAAAAAGGCCCGCGGCAGTATGCGCGATGCCTTATCTCTGTGTGATCAGGCCATAGCCTTGGGCTCTGGTGTCATTGCCTATGATAAAGTCAATGCCATGTTAGGTTCTGCAGGTGAGAGCTATATAAGCGATGTTTTAAATCTGCTCTTGCCATCTGATGACAATAAGCTGCCATCAGTGCTTGAGCATATTGCAGCCTTTGCCCCATCCTATAAAAATCTTTTAGAGGATCTGTCTGTTGCTCTGCATGATATTGCCCTATATCAGATGTTAGGTGGCAGTTCTCTTAGCCTCTTTAGTCATGACAATGAGCTTTTAAACACCTATGCCAGAGTGTTTAAACCTCAGGATTTACAGCTTTACTATCAGATAGTGCTTGAGGGCATCAAAGAGATGCCGTACTCAGATCCAAAAAGTGCCTTTGAAATGACTATTTTGCGTCTTATAGCCTTTACACCTGAAAAAAAAAAGCTTGGCTAG
- the apt gene encoding adenine phosphoribosyltransferase — protein MFKKNADEALSAKIEYLKSTVKSIPDYPKPGILFRDVSSLCCDKKAFAMTIDLFFDIFKDQGIDKVVSAEARGFIFGAPLAARLNAGFVMVRKPGKLPREHVQERYDLEYGSNTLQMHTDAIQKGEKVLVLDDLLATGGTVDAMIKLIRQLGGEVCCVAFLIELVDLGGAARIQKDFGVKTVSLLEFPGH, from the coding sequence ATGTTTAAAAAGAATGCTGATGAAGCTTTATCAGCCAAGATTGAATATTTAAAGTCAACTGTAAAATCTATTCCCGATTATCCAAAGCCTGGCATACTCTTTAGAGATGTGTCATCGCTGTGCTGTGACAAAAAGGCTTTCGCTATGACAATAGATCTGTTCTTTGATATATTCAAGGATCAGGGTATAGATAAGGTTGTCTCAGCCGAGGCCCGCGGATTTATTTTCGGTGCTCCGCTGGCAGCAAGATTAAATGCAGGCTTTGTTATGGTCAGAAAACCTGGCAAACTGCCACGCGAGCATGTGCAAGAGCGCTATGATCTTGAATATGGCAGCAATACTCTGCAGATGCACACAGATGCCATACAAAAAGGCGAAAAGGTTTTAGTGCTAGATGATCTTCTGGCTACAGGCGGTACTGTCGATGCCATGATCAAGCTTATAAGACAGCTTGGCGGCGAGGTGTGCTGTGTTGCCTTTTTAATTGAGCTTGTAGATTTAGGCGGCGCTGCCAGAATACAAAAAGATTTTGGTGTAAAGACCGTATCACTGCTTGAATTTCCAGGTCACTAA
- a CDS encoding IS4 family transposase, whose product MSLLSQINLYIQRAELLNILTVFSKELINNFARKNGTLKRQRKVTIAELLSALLTYASTNQNSNNITFTLNGFHKCYSDMFGIDISSKALHNRLRSEGLLEVMKNTIENLSMLVKDDTNETGLKLLEAYRQSVGVNDIIMVDGSEISLRYSAYDNFSCKAKTRNPDKTNPDKKSAAIKLHTGFSIVNNMPTHIDITEAVANEREHLSPDIYEQVLYLCDRGYVSEALYLLLISKGHYFIFRGKENCAYKIIHAMDGNGATLHEFEGCKPCQHLNGSKYPLVDMAVQVNDDTVLRMIRIYNPVDDKFNYFITNIDASRVAASVIADTYRTRWSCEIMFKALKSSNSLCSINSSIKEIILLFIYASIGSYLIKKLIAKQLQKKKRDDQRKKREISLLKMASSIRDIGPLLKAMVKGAKSTIYNEISKFEGLLDSMMRTKPSQRDIDLKKDVSLLVDKIYNTHHMTKDFLIPHKIDVTIKA is encoded by the coding sequence ATGTCTTTATTATCTCAAATTAATCTCTATATTCAAAGAGCTGAACTCTTAAATATTTTAACCGTCTTCAGCAAAGAGCTTATTAATAATTTTGCCAGAAAAAATGGCACACTCAAAAGGCAAAGAAAAGTTACAATAGCTGAACTTCTCTCAGCTCTTTTAACATATGCCTCTACTAACCAAAACTCTAACAATATAACCTTTACTTTAAATGGATTTCATAAGTGCTATTCTGACATGTTTGGCATTGATATATCTTCAAAGGCTCTTCACAACCGTCTGCGTTCAGAGGGACTGCTTGAAGTTATGAAGAATACTATAGAAAACCTCTCTATGCTTGTTAAAGACGATACTAATGAAACTGGTCTGAAACTGCTTGAGGCTTACAGGCAGAGTGTCGGTGTTAATGATATTATCATGGTGGACGGCTCTGAAATCTCCCTTAGATACTCAGCCTATGACAACTTTAGCTGCAAGGCTAAAACACGTAATCCTGACAAGACCAACCCTGATAAAAAATCTGCCGCTATTAAACTGCATACGGGGTTTTCTATTGTAAACAATATGCCTACACATATTGATATTACGGAGGCTGTAGCCAATGAAAGAGAGCACCTGTCACCAGATATCTATGAGCAGGTGTTATATCTGTGCGACAGGGGATATGTATCTGAAGCTTTATATTTGCTACTTATATCCAAGGGGCATTATTTTATATTCAGAGGCAAGGAGAATTGCGCCTATAAGATTATTCATGCAATGGATGGCAACGGAGCCACGTTACATGAATTTGAAGGATGCAAACCATGTCAGCACTTAAATGGCAGCAAATATCCTCTGGTTGATATGGCTGTGCAGGTTAACGATGATACCGTTTTAAGGATGATTCGTATCTATAATCCTGTTGATGATAAATTTAATTATTTCATCACCAACATAGATGCAAGCCGTGTAGCAGCATCAGTTATAGCTGATACTTACAGGACGCGCTGGTCCTGCGAGATCATGTTTAAAGCACTTAAAAGTAGCAACAGCCTCTGCTCTATCAATTCGTCCATCAAAGAAATTATCCTGCTCTTTATTTATGCAAGTATTGGCTCATACCTCATCAAAAAGCTTATAGCAAAACAGCTTCAGAAAAAGAAAAGAGATGACCAACGTAAAAAACGGGAAATATCTCTGTTAAAGATGGCTTCCTCTATCAGAGATATAGGACCATTGTTAAAAGCCATGGTCAAAGGCGCTAAGTCTACAATATACAATGAGATCAGCAAGTTTGAAGGTCTTTTAGATTCTATGATGCGAACTAAACCATCACAAAGGGATATAGATCTTAAAAAGGACGTAAGCCTCCTGGTCGATAAAATTTACAATACACACCATATGACGAAAGACTTTTTAATACCGCACAAAATTGATGTTACAATCAAGGCTTAA